In methanogenic archaeon ISO4-H5, the following are encoded in one genomic region:
- a CDS encoding translation elongation factor aEF-1 beta — protein MAEIYSVYELFPDGDSADVATIAAAVAKAVPAGVEVKKTEVREHVFGLKKVYAEFLLNADDEMIGSKLEDALSGIEGVGSIECVSSTNV, from the coding sequence ATGGCAGAGATCTACTCCGTTTACGAGCTGTTCCCCGACGGGGACTCCGCTGACGTCGCAACCATCGCCGCCGCTGTCGCCAAGGCAGTTCCCGCCGGCGTCGAGGTCAAGAAGACCGAGGTTCGCGAGCACGTCTTCGGACTCAAGAAGGTCTACGCTGAGTTCCTGCTCAACGCAGACGACGAGATGATCGGAAGCAAGCTCGAAGATGCCCTCTCCGGAATCGAGGGAGTCGGCAGCATCGAGTGCGTCTCCTCCACCAACGTTTGA
- a CDS encoding transposase IS605 OrfB family, translating to MPYRTVKIQLFPKPEQEKRMLLTLHACRATYNDLNEYCRDFTKRYDEWRESMGVEEGEDASLYETDTNPRPRFPSEFELTALAGEFREINLWRREAYSAAVWDVGRRIHRAYQRWFDSLVDDSSAGKPRFRTDGRYDSFTYTEYNQYRLDTQGLFTGKKPRMFLGGVGWVRSSDNGIVKRVPTDCMKQAVVSRKKMGKSNKWYITIFCECLEIPDNRTWYMDAETPDPVGLDLGARRVATLNRVGRLGSCPSLPSHTTVRTVRYTAVQTPFLYLFHVVEKIVHSPFLQVFQRQRVLYRSIIGCSPV from the coding sequence ATGCCGTATCGTACCGTGAAGATCCAGCTCTTCCCTAAACCCGAACAGGAGAAGAGGATGTTACTGACCCTGCACGCCTGCAGGGCCACCTACAACGATCTCAACGAGTACTGCAGGGACTTCACTAAAAGATACGATGAATGGCGCGAGAGTATGGGCGTTGAGGAAGGTGAAGATGCATCACTGTACGAAACGGATACCAACCCCCGTCCGAGATTCCCGTCGGAGTTCGAATTGACCGCATTGGCAGGCGAGTTCAGGGAGATCAATCTCTGGAGGAGGGAGGCATACAGCGCAGCTGTGTGGGATGTCGGACGCAGGATACACAGGGCATACCAGCGTTGGTTCGATTCTCTGGTCGATGATTCTTCCGCAGGAAAACCCAGATTCAGAACTGACGGGAGATACGACTCATTCACATATACAGAGTACAATCAATATCGCCTGGATACCCAGGGATTGTTCACGGGAAAGAAACCGCGCATGTTCCTCGGAGGCGTAGGCTGGGTCAGATCCTCTGACAACGGGATCGTCAAAAGAGTTCCCACTGATTGCATGAAACAGGCTGTGGTATCCAGGAAAAAGATGGGAAAATCCAACAAATGGTATATCACGATCTTCTGCGAATGTCTCGAGATACCTGATAACCGTACCTGGTACATGGATGCGGAAACTCCCGATCCCGTAGGACTGGATCTCGGAGCAAGGAGAGTGGCAACACTCAATCGAGTAGGGCGACTGGGGTCATGCCCCAGTCTGCCCTCTCACACCACCGTGCGTACCGTTCGGTACACGGCGGTTCAAACACCTTTCCTTTACCTTTTCCACGTTGTCGAGAAGATAGTACATTCCCCTTTCCTTCAGGTATTTCAGCGTCAGCGCGTTCTTTATCGGAGTATAATCGGATGCTCTCCAGTATGA
- a CDS encoding Group II intron-encoding maturase: MQRKQKTSESYQSGDRAEPEATIGADSISLPEPDGKETLYDGLIEVVISEKNLADAFRQVVANHGAPGSDGMTVEQVPEWFEKNRTVLIDKIRNGTYKPLPVRRKEIPKPNGGVRNLGIPSVFDRVLQQAIAQVLVPIYEPTFSESSYGFRPGRSAQDAVLQAKAYFEEGYGTVVDLDLEKFFDTLNQDILMNILRERIADKSLLRLIKSFLRSGVVMPDGIVRETREGSPQGGPLSPLLSNIYLDKFDKLLESRGLRFCRYADDCMIFVRSQRSGERVRESVTRFLEGKLRLKVNQEKTVVGRADTVKFLGFRFYRSREVGITVHFSSLERFRKRIREITKRNRGRRLEQILGELKTYERGWLGYFAVGLGKDRTGKLDAWIRRRIRQYIFKQWKTPKNRVKNLKALAPGWOSPVPGYLPEPCKTNIYKVSYNSSYWRASDYTPIKNALTLKYLKERGMYYLLDNVEKVKERCLNRRVPNGTHGGVRGQTGA; encoded by the coding sequence ATGCAGAGAAAACAGAAAACATCGGAAAGCTACCAATCGGGAGATAGGGCGGAACCCGAAGCAACGATTGGAGCGGACAGCATATCACTCCCTGAACCTGACGGAAAGGAGACACTTTACGACGGCCTGATTGAAGTCGTCATCTCCGAGAAGAACCTCGCAGATGCGTTCAGACAGGTCGTTGCCAACCATGGAGCACCCGGTTCCGACGGAATGACCGTCGAACAGGTGCCCGAATGGTTCGAGAAGAACCGTACCGTCCTGATTGACAAAATCAGGAACGGCACTTACAAACCTCTGCCCGTACGGAGGAAGGAGATTCCCAAACCCAACGGCGGTGTGAGGAATCTCGGGATTCCGTCGGTATTCGACCGCGTGCTTCAGCAGGCGATCGCACAGGTATTGGTTCCGATCTATGAACCGACCTTCTCGGAATCGAGCTACGGATTCCGTCCTGGAAGGAGCGCACAGGATGCGGTACTTCAGGCGAAAGCGTACTTCGAGGAAGGATACGGTACCGTTGTGGATTTAGACCTGGAGAAATTCTTCGACACCCTGAACCAGGATATCCTGATGAATATCCTGAGGGAAAGGATTGCGGACAAATCCCTGCTGAGGCTCATAAAGAGCTTTCTCAGGAGCGGAGTGGTCATGCCTGACGGAATCGTCAGGGAGACCAGGGAGGGGTCGCCCCAGGGCGGACCCCTATCCCCGCTCCTATCGAACATCTATCTCGATAAGTTCGATAAGCTCCTGGAAAGCAGAGGCCTGAGGTTCTGCAGATACGCTGACGACTGTATGATTTTCGTCAGGAGTCAGCGTTCTGGGGAACGCGTGAGGGAATCCGTGACCCGCTTCCTGGAAGGGAAACTCAGGCTGAAAGTGAACCAGGAGAAGACCGTTGTCGGCAGAGCCGATACGGTCAAGTTCCTGGGATTCAGATTCTATCGATCCAGGGAGGTGGGTATAACCGTTCACTTTTCGAGCCTGGAGAGATTCAGGAAGAGAATCAGGGAGATAACCAAGCGTAACCGCGGTAGGAGACTCGAACAGATACTGGGAGAGCTGAAGACCTACGAACGCGGATGGTTGGGATATTTCGCTGTCGGACTGGGGAAAGATAGGACGGGAAAGCTCGACGCCTGGATACGCAGGAGAATCAGGCAGTACATCTTCAAGCAGTGGAAAACTCCTAAGAACAGGGTCAAGAACCTGAAGGCCCTTGCCCCAGGATGGTAGTCTCCTGTTCCGGGATATTTGCCAGAACCATGCAAGACCAACATCTACAAGGTCAGCTACAACAGTTCATACTGGAGAGCATCCGATTATACTCCGATAAAGAACGCGCTGACGCTGAAATACCTGAAGGAAAGGGGAATGTACTATCTTCTCGACAACGTGGAAAAGGTAAAGGAAAGGTGTTTGAACCGCCGTGTACCGAACGGTACGCACGGTGGTGTGAGAGGGCAGACTGGGGCATGA
- a CDS encoding transposase IS605 OrfB family: MCFLSVSSRFCLLLPSLIILADGGLDLANSSDYQACSGLSPYRILPMLGAPDGTVVENHRTMRKNEKKMAKIQRKISKTEEGSEERRKYLGHLRHLQKRINDSKNDLLQKATRSIVQNRTKIFVEDLSVKKLIELQDNKETRKLFRDASAGTFMRLLRYKGEETGSEIVAVNPAYTSRICTKCGKLNGPFSEETFRCRFCGFTIHRDDNACENVLRRGMGFDILGTSPIA; the protein is encoded by the coding sequence ATGTGCTTTCTGTCCGTCAGTTCGCGGTTTTGCCTCCTCCTTCCTTCACTCATCATCCTCGCGGATGGTGGCTTGGACTTGGCTAACAGTTCCGACTATCAAGCCTGTTCGGGACTTTCACCCTATAGAATTCTGCCCATGCTGGGCGCACCAGACGGCACGGTGGTCGAGAACCACCGTACCATGAGGAAGAACGAGAAGAAGATGGCGAAGATACAGCGCAAGATCTCCAAGACCGAAGAGGGTTCGGAGGAGCGCAGGAAGTATCTGGGTCATCTCAGGCATCTGCAGAAGAGGATCAACGACAGCAAGAATGACTTACTGCAGAAAGCAACCAGATCGATTGTTCAGAATCGCACGAAGATCTTCGTGGAGGATCTTTCTGTAAAGAAACTGATTGAGTTACAGGACAACAAAGAAACAAGAAAACTGTTCCGCGATGCGAGCGCGGGGACGTTCATGAGACTGCTCAGATACAAGGGGGAGGAAACCGGGTCTGAGATAGTCGCAGTGAATCCCGCCTACACGAGCAGGATCTGCACCAAATGCGGAAAGCTGAACGGACCGTTCAGCGAAGAGACCTTCCGTTGCAGATTCTGCGGTTTCACCATACACCGTGACGACAACGCATGCGAGAACGTACTTAGACGCGGGATGGGGTTCGACATCCTTGGCACGTCACCGATTGCCTGA
- a CDS encoding glycosyl transferase GT2 family, which produces MILFKMAVRTDSIDSGTDAGTGQFDVSVVIPIRNGARYIEGCISFLKAQTYQDFEAIFVVDTRSDDGSLEKVRELAEQLPRSTVIPQDQGKRLGGNRNIGLEASSGEYIWFLDVDDAPSPYFIEEMRRLMIENPVDFVCCNFLNTNETGTIREKPGRTYRTKVLERDQALIARNDEVFPVSSWCKMFSRSFLVDNGLLFEESFAEDVVHTYRCVDACTRICLYDRPLYAYRQTRGSICRGDLDARGLSEIKSYDEVDDICTDPVILRKNAIMKIRSSGHMSYRGFMEFTKSERNRASYEKYLKGSFEGWWNIHISSLYWLAIRTYVALVYKRNGSYAMKKLK; this is translated from the coding sequence ATGATTCTTTTTAAAATGGCTGTGAGGACTGATTCCATAGACTCTGGAACAGATGCAGGAACAGGACAATTCGATGTTTCAGTGGTGATACCCATCCGTAACGGGGCCCGTTACATCGAAGGCTGCATTTCATTCCTCAAGGCTCAGACCTATCAGGATTTCGAAGCAATCTTCGTGGTCGACACCCGCAGCGACGACGGCTCCCTGGAGAAGGTCCGCGAACTCGCGGAACAGCTCCCTCGCTCCACGGTGATACCTCAGGATCAGGGGAAGAGGCTCGGAGGCAACCGCAACATCGGTCTGGAAGCCTCCTCAGGGGAATACATCTGGTTCCTGGATGTCGACGATGCGCCCAGCCCCTATTTCATTGAGGAGATGCGCCGTCTGATGATCGAGAACCCGGTGGATTTCGTATGCTGCAATTTCCTCAACACAAATGAGACCGGAACAATCCGCGAGAAGCCCGGACGCACCTACCGCACCAAGGTCCTGGAGAGGGATCAGGCACTGATCGCCAGGAATGACGAGGTCTTCCCCGTGTCCTCCTGGTGCAAGATGTTCAGCCGCAGTTTCCTGGTGGACAACGGATTGCTTTTCGAGGAATCCTTCGCCGAGGATGTGGTCCACACCTATCGCTGTGTTGACGCATGTACCAGGATTTGCCTTTACGACCGCCCTCTGTACGCATACCGCCAGACCCGCGGATCAATCTGCCGCGGGGATCTCGACGCCCGCGGACTGTCGGAGATCAAATCTTATGATGAAGTGGATGACATCTGCACCGATCCTGTCATCCTCCGCAAGAACGCCATCATGAAGATCCGTTCCAGTGGCCACATGTCCTACCGCGGTTTCATGGAGTTCACCAAGAGCGAGAGGAACCGCGCATCCTACGAGAAATACCTGAAAGGTTCCTTCGAGGGCTGGTGGAACATCCACATCTCCTCGCTGTACTGGCTGGCCATACGCACTTATGTGGCGCTTGTGTACAAGCGCAACGGCTCGTACGCCATGAAGAAACTGAAGTGA
- a CDS encoding transmembrane protein produces the protein MNTAAKALILLTVSALALLVLSAPDSSEAAPGWKDVSTEAELIEELGKGTTNISIIPAKTEDSRKLTIESDITIPANVRVLLPYGVTDMSGLALGDSEASYKIAGEDKVFVELTVNGKLNVKGQLIVGGILGKDDTFAYQGHTSSWHSVIVNNGTITVENGGTLYCYGFIRGSGEVVGENGSKVMEPLIITDFSGGDNMLSSHRGNQAFFNRYSLSNIRCPLQIDYGSTLNGKLAICVGGTVYENQITYIGEKDTFIKLSEGASARLTYDATKSIESNESLGLHSDIGKTTITLNGGCSFEAIELVLDINGESGVYSFAEHPFPIPYNIDMVLENGNYLMNEDFRILPGAKLTIVTNATLAVNNSLSVFWGLKDKNYKDDVEVNMKYPTTETLASNGFDKSGRLIVCGNLILLDSSEFSGIAEMGSASATITTSKRTDTSLKIVEHGCTRDNDSFTVMVFGLFPYTMTWTVDTLTTREMAGYIVDSTGALSILQPDSIYRASSQTNYCMEKYIQDGTEYALGSDFKGGWILSSGSYQTITSSIPGNLTGEKVNLMLTSKGISQDFIIDLTVDSLKKVTVEQSAVASIRDGNGALRLRCDGISITFSAESLKNISGTLEIRLNDAALNDAQKSSAQDRATYYLEVLSDGKKIDIFHGVVTIVLPFKPHSEADKEKVQAWKIDTNGIAHTYRAAYSNNEISFATASAGCYAISLDNVPERSTVQNAHHSQTLMIAAGATTAIIAGLLIYFFLIRKKR, from the coding sequence ATGAACACAGCTGCCAAGGCTCTGATTCTGCTGACTGTATCAGCCTTGGCTCTGCTGGTACTGTCTGCCCCGGACAGTTCCGAAGCTGCACCTGGCTGGAAGGATGTCTCTACCGAAGCGGAACTTATCGAAGAACTCGGCAAAGGAACAACGAACATCAGCATCATCCCTGCCAAGACCGAGGATTCCCGCAAACTCACGATCGAAAGCGATATCACCATACCTGCAAACGTCAGGGTCCTTCTGCCCTACGGTGTCACCGACATGTCGGGGCTGGCGTTGGGGGACAGCGAAGCATCTTACAAAATAGCAGGGGAGGACAAGGTCTTCGTCGAACTCACCGTGAACGGCAAACTGAACGTGAAAGGACAGCTTATAGTCGGCGGAATTTTGGGAAAGGATGACACATTCGCCTATCAGGGGCACACCTCTTCATGGCATTCAGTCATCGTCAATAACGGCACGATAACGGTAGAGAACGGCGGTACGCTATACTGTTACGGATTCATCAGGGGGTCGGGAGAGGTCGTCGGCGAAAACGGAAGCAAAGTGATGGAACCTCTTATCATCACAGACTTCTCCGGTGGAGACAACATGCTGAGCAGCCACCGTGGTAACCAGGCTTTCTTCAACCGCTACAGCCTATCCAATATCAGATGCCCCCTGCAGATCGACTATGGCTCGACACTCAACGGGAAACTCGCCATCTGTGTAGGGGGAACAGTCTATGAGAACCAGATTACCTACATAGGCGAGAAGGATACCTTTATTAAGCTGTCTGAAGGCGCAAGTGCCAGACTGACCTACGATGCAACAAAATCGATAGAGAGCAACGAAAGCCTCGGACTGCATTCGGATATAGGCAAGACAACGATAACACTCAACGGAGGATGTTCCTTCGAGGCTATCGAACTGGTCCTCGACATAAACGGCGAGTCGGGTGTGTACTCTTTCGCAGAACATCCATTCCCGATTCCGTACAATATCGATATGGTCCTGGAGAACGGGAACTACCTGATGAACGAGGACTTCCGCATACTCCCTGGAGCCAAACTGACCATCGTCACCAATGCGACACTTGCCGTGAACAATTCCCTCTCGGTATTCTGGGGATTAAAGGACAAGAATTACAAAGATGATGTGGAAGTGAACATGAAGTACCCCACGACCGAAACACTGGCCTCCAATGGATTCGACAAATCCGGCAGACTGATCGTCTGCGGTAACCTCATCCTTCTGGACAGTTCGGAATTCAGCGGTATCGCAGAGATGGGGAGCGCCTCAGCCACCATCACCACCTCCAAGCGCACGGATACTTCACTGAAGATTGTAGAACATGGTTGTACTCGCGATAATGACAGTTTCACTGTGATGGTTTTCGGTTTGTTTCCGTACACGATGACCTGGACAGTCGATACCCTGACCACCAGAGAGATGGCAGGTTACATAGTGGACTCCACGGGAGCCTTGTCTATTCTCCAGCCGGATTCGATTTACAGGGCAAGCTCTCAGACCAATTACTGCATGGAGAAGTACATACAGGATGGGACAGAATATGCTCTCGGATCGGACTTTAAAGGTGGCTGGATCCTTTCATCTGGGTCATATCAGACAATCACCTCAAGCATCCCAGGCAATCTCACCGGGGAAAAGGTCAACCTCATGCTGACCTCCAAAGGTATCAGTCAGGACTTCATCATCGATCTGACGGTTGATTCCCTCAAGAAAGTGACCGTCGAGCAGTCTGCCGTCGCTTCCATCAGAGACGGTAACGGAGCGCTCAGACTCCGCTGCGACGGTATCTCGATAACGTTCTCCGCGGAATCCCTAAAGAACATATCTGGCACTTTGGAAATTAGACTCAACGATGCTGCCCTCAACGATGCACAGAAGTCTTCCGCACAAGACAGGGCCACATACTATCTCGAAGTCCTATCAGACGGAAAGAAGATCGACATCTTCCACGGAGTGGTCACCATCGTTCTGCCCTTCAAGCCTCACTCTGAAGCCGACAAGGAGAAGGTCCAGGCATGGAAGATCGATACTAACGGTATCGCCCACACATACAGAGCGGCATACAGCAACAACGAGATCTCCTTCGCAACAGCCTCCGCCGGATGTTACGCCATATCCCTGGACAACGTCCCCGAGAGATCGACTGTGCAAAACGCTCATCACAGCCAAACACTGATGATCGCAGCCGGAGCCACAACAGCAATCATCGCCGGTCTGCTGATCTATTTCTTCTTAATCAGGAAAAAGAGGTGA
- a CDS encoding malate dehydrogenase Mdh, translating to MSFMDKFKKENKTPAAPEEKKELTVEERLERAKKPGQDAMKMHPYYGGKIETVPKACIRSFDDFSIWYSPGVAEPCKAIAQNPDLVYEHTCKWNTVAVVSDGTRVLGLGDIGPEAAMPVMEGKAMLFKYLGGVDCVPICLDTKDPEKIIETVRLIAPSFGGINLEDISNPKCFDILDELRRDCKIPVWHDDQQGTATVEVAGAMNAMKLVGKNFQDANVTVIGAGAASLAIARLLLATGFKPEHLCMCDSKGILNQSREDFESLHRLKRNICEKTNGAGKTGGIKEAMEGADIVIAASKPGPGTIPAEYIDLMADDPVVFATANPVPEIWPWEAKEHGCKVFATGRSDFPNQVNNSMGFPAIFRGVLDVKARTITDEMCIAAATELAKCAEEKGITEEYIIPNMSEEDVFPREAAAVAMKAIEQGVAREKCSYQEEYDRAAAIISRSRKLTANMMQTGFIKPYVE from the coding sequence ATGAGTTTCATGGACAAATTCAAGAAGGAGAACAAGACTCCCGCCGCCCCCGAAGAGAAGAAGGAACTGACCGTGGAGGAGCGCCTCGAGCGCGCCAAGAAGCCCGGACAGGATGCAATGAAGATGCACCCCTACTACGGCGGAAAGATCGAGACCGTCCCCAAGGCCTGCATCAGGTCCTTCGACGACTTCTCCATCTGGTACTCCCCCGGAGTGGCTGAGCCCTGCAAGGCCATCGCACAGAACCCCGACCTCGTCTACGAGCACACCTGCAAGTGGAACACCGTAGCAGTAGTATCCGACGGTACCCGCGTACTCGGTCTCGGAGACATCGGACCCGAAGCCGCCATGCCTGTCATGGAAGGAAAGGCCATGCTCTTCAAGTACCTCGGAGGTGTGGACTGCGTCCCCATCTGCCTTGACACCAAGGACCCCGAGAAGATCATCGAGACCGTCAGGCTCATCGCCCCCTCCTTCGGAGGAATCAACCTCGAGGACATCTCCAACCCCAAGTGTTTCGACATCCTCGACGAGCTCAGGAGGGACTGTAAGATCCCCGTATGGCACGACGACCAGCAGGGTACCGCAACCGTCGAGGTCGCCGGTGCCATGAATGCCATGAAGCTCGTCGGAAAGAACTTCCAGGACGCCAACGTCACCGTCATCGGTGCAGGAGCGGCATCCCTTGCCATCGCAAGGTTGCTGCTGGCCACCGGATTCAAGCCCGAGCACCTCTGTATGTGCGACTCCAAGGGAATCCTCAACCAGTCCAGGGAGGACTTTGAGAGCCTCCACAGGCTGAAGAGGAACATCTGCGAGAAGACCAACGGTGCAGGAAAGACCGGAGGAATCAAGGAGGCAATGGAGGGCGCCGACATCGTCATCGCAGCATCCAAGCCCGGACCCGGAACCATCCCCGCAGAATACATCGATCTCATGGCAGACGACCCCGTTGTCTTCGCCACCGCCAACCCCGTACCCGAAATCTGGCCCTGGGAGGCAAAGGAGCACGGATGCAAGGTGTTCGCCACCGGCCGTTCCGACTTCCCCAACCAGGTCAACAACTCCATGGGATTCCCCGCAATCTTCCGTGGTGTGCTCGACGTGAAGGCAAGGACCATCACCGACGAGATGTGCATCGCAGCGGCCACCGAGCTCGCCAAGTGTGCAGAGGAGAAGGGAATCACCGAGGAGTACATCATCCCCAACATGTCTGAGGAGGATGTCTTCCCCAGGGAGGCCGCCGCTGTCGCCATGAAGGCTATCGAGCAGGGTGTCGCCCGCGAGAAGTGCTCCTACCAGGAGGAGTACGACCGCGCAGCTGCCATCATCAGCAGGTCCAGGAAGCTGACCGCCAATATGATGCAGACCGGCTTCATCAAGCCCTACGTCGAGTGA
- a CDS encoding Fe-S oxidoreductase produces the protein MLKIAMEAEKSIPHVVLIDGYIDDPAALGVPPYISPMIRAVAGAAIDAGGRVTYLSIDMLRQGHEIPDADVTVLLSGNTVPGKYLRSMPMSLKEIREYLPKMKGWKLIGGSSAYAPEAEGFDFRIHRDLAASLYDGMTGKEVGERFRTLDEWNRWMLLGADIVKEHQDFPQPLMVEIESYRGCHRYASGGCSFCIEPTKGKPLMRQPEDILAEAEKLRELGVYNIRVGGQTCIISYGSEDFSSGVPRPVPSKVRQLFEGLKALGFEHISVDNANPAVIATYPEESSEIIKILADNCSSGNVLALGLESADPAVREANNLNSTADQVLEAIRIINRYGAERGPTGLPKILPGLNIICGLEGETFETYGIDMDFLKRIVDEGLMVRRINIRQVIGSRREFHVKMNEKRFKKFKENVRENVDHPLLERMIPLGTVLTGVYAEIHDGNITFGRQPGSYPILVGIPYKIDLDRFYDVKITEWGFRSVTGITYPFNINTMPMSALSALPGIGKKRATTLTLKRPFKDLTDLNRAIDDPKVIEGLRDYIVFDD, from the coding sequence ATGTTAAAAATCGCAATGGAGGCCGAGAAAAGCATCCCCCACGTCGTGCTTATCGACGGTTATATCGATGACCCAGCAGCCCTGGGTGTACCTCCGTACATATCCCCTATGATACGTGCGGTGGCCGGTGCGGCGATCGATGCTGGCGGCAGAGTGACCTATCTGTCGATAGATATGCTCCGCCAGGGGCACGAAATCCCCGATGCGGATGTCACCGTCCTGCTGTCCGGAAACACTGTGCCAGGCAAGTATCTCCGCAGCATGCCTATGTCGCTGAAGGAGATCCGCGAGTACCTCCCGAAGATGAAAGGATGGAAGCTCATAGGCGGTTCCTCGGCATACGCTCCCGAAGCGGAAGGCTTCGATTTTCGTATTCACAGGGATCTCGCCGCCTCCCTCTACGACGGCATGACCGGCAAAGAGGTCGGAGAGCGGTTCAGGACTCTCGACGAATGGAACAGGTGGATGCTTCTCGGCGCGGACATCGTGAAAGAACATCAGGACTTCCCGCAGCCCCTGATGGTCGAGATCGAATCATACCGCGGCTGCCACCGCTATGCCTCCGGAGGATGCTCGTTCTGCATCGAACCGACCAAGGGTAAACCTCTGATGAGGCAGCCGGAGGACATCCTTGCGGAAGCGGAGAAACTCAGGGAACTCGGCGTCTACAACATCCGTGTGGGCGGACAGACCTGCATCATATCATACGGCTCCGAGGACTTCTCGTCCGGGGTCCCGCGCCCGGTGCCCTCCAAGGTCCGTCAGCTGTTCGAAGGACTGAAGGCACTCGGTTTCGAGCACATCAGTGTGGACAACGCCAATCCTGCCGTCATCGCCACCTATCCCGAGGAATCCTCGGAAATCATCAAAATCCTGGCCGACAACTGCAGTTCGGGGAATGTGCTCGCACTCGGTCTGGAATCCGCAGACCCCGCTGTGAGAGAGGCCAACAACCTCAACAGCACCGCGGACCAGGTGCTGGAAGCTATCCGCATCATCAACAGGTACGGAGCCGAGAGAGGACCCACCGGACTTCCCAAAATACTTCCGGGACTCAACATCATCTGCGGTCTGGAAGGAGAGACCTTCGAGACCTACGGCATAGACATGGATTTCCTAAAGAGGATAGTCGACGAGGGACTCATGGTGAGGAGGATCAACATCCGCCAGGTCATAGGCTCCAGAAGGGAGTTCCACGTCAAGATGAACGAGAAGCGCTTCAAGAAGTTCAAGGAGAACGTCAGGGAGAACGTGGACCATCCCCTCCTGGAGCGCATGATCCCGCTGGGCACCGTACTGACAGGTGTTTATGCGGAGATCCACGACGGGAACATCACATTCGGCAGACAGCCCGGATCCTATCCGATTCTGGTAGGTATCCCCTACAAGATAGACCTCGACCGCTTCTACGACGTGAAGATCACTGAATGGGGATTCAGATCCGTGACAGGCATCACCTACCCGTTCAACATCAACACCATGCCCATGTCCGCTCTTTCCGCATTACCCGGAATCGGCAAGAAAAGAGCGACCACTCTGACCCTGAAACGTCCCTTCAAGGACCTTACCGACCTGAACCGCGCCATCGACGACCCCAAGGTTATCGAGGGACTGAGGGATTACATCGTCTTCGACGACTGA